The segment ACCCAGTTCTCGGCATAGCAGAAGGTGACGCCGGCCTTGCGAACCGCCTCCCCCACCGCGCCGAGCTGGCCGATCACCGCGTCGAACATCGCCTGTCGCGGGAAGCCTTCGGCCGACCAGTCGCCCGGCGCGCCGTCGGGGCCGAAGAAGCCGCCCAGCGGCTTTTCGCAGATGATGTGCTTGCCGTGCGCCGCCGCCTTCATGATCAGCGGCACGTGGAGATGGTTGGGCACGCACAGGTCGACCACGTCGATGTCGGGATCGGCGATCAGCGCGTCGGCATCGTCGAGCACCCGCGCCACGCCATATTGCGCGGCGAGCGCCGCCGTCTTGCCCCGGTCGCGCCCGGCGATCGCCGCGACCTCGAACGCCGGGCCGTGGATCTTGCGATAGCTCGCCAGGTGGAAATGGGCGGAGAAGCCCGACCCGACGATACCAATCCGAACCGATCCGCTCATCGTCAACCTTTCGTCATCATGCGGGCAGCGGCCGTCCGCGGGTTTCCGGCGCGAACCACGCCGCCGCGAGGCCGATCAGGAAAATCACGCACATCGTCATCGCCGAATAGCGCAGCGGATCGGGGGCGTCGAAGCCGCCGAACAGGCTGGTGCTGAGCCAGGCCGAGCCGAAGCTGCCGGCGGCGGCGGCGAAGCGGCCGAGATTATAGGCGAAGGACACGCCGGTCCCGCGCGCCGCCGCGCCAAACAGCTCGGGCAGGTAGATGGAGAAGCCGGCGAACAGGCTGAACTGCGCGGCGCCCATCAGCGGCATCATCCAATAGGCGTCGGCCGGCGTCTGCATCCGCGCATAGACGAACATCGTCACCACGAAGGCGGCGGCGAAGCAGGTCAGGAAGGCCGGGCGCCGCCCCGCCCGATCGGCGATCAGGGTGAAGATCAGCATGCCGACCGCCCCGCCCGCCATCTGCAGCATATAGGCCCAGTTCTTGGCGTCGGTGACCGCCGCCTTGGCCGCGTCGGGCGCGAGCCGCCCGTCATAATAGGCGGTGAACACCGCATGCTGCAGATCGACGGCATATTCGCCGATCCCCCACAGCCCGACCACGCCCGCGACCGCGAGCAGGCTGCCGATCAGCAGGCCGCGCCGCTCGGCCGGGTTGCCGAGCAGGTCGACATAGGCGCCGAACGCGCCCTTGGGCAGCCGCCCCTCGGCCTTGCGCTCGCGCCAGGACTGGGGCTCGCGCAAGCCGATCATCGCGACGATCGCGATCAGCGCCGGCAGCGCGCCGAGCGCGAACAGCCAGCGCCACACCGATCCGGCGGCGATCAGGTCGTGCCGCGCGAGATCGTCGACCCCCATCTTGACCAGCGCCGATCCGACATTGCCGACGGTCGAGAGAAGCTGGAGCCCCGCCAACATCGCCAGCCGCGCCCGCCCGTCGACCGTCTCGACGATGATCGCGACCGCGAGGCCGAACACGCCGCCGATGCCCAGGCCGGTGACGAAGCGCAGCGCCGCGAACTCGGCCGGGGTCCGGCACAGCGCGGTGATGCCGGTGCAGATCGAATAGAGCAGGATCGAGATGGCGAGCAGGCGGACCCGGCCGTAGCGATCGCCGAGCGGACCGATGATCAGCCCGCCCAGTCCCCAGCCGACCAGGAACAAGGCGGTGACGATCTTGGCGAAGGCCTGCACCTCGACATGCGAAGGGGGCAGCGCCATCAGGTCGCCGAGCGCCGGGATGCGGGCGAGCGAGAAGAGGCGCTGGTCCATCGTGTCGAACAGCCAGGCCCCCGACGCGACCGCGAAGACCAGCCATTGATAGCCGGTGACGCCCCGCCACCAGGGCCCGCTACGCTCGTCCATGCGGCCCCTCCTTCATTGTTGGCGCATAAATCTGTATGACCAAAGTCGCTATAGAGTCACAATTGGACAGTCAATATGCCAGTCCAATTATATCATGACCGGCCGAGGAAATCGCGGAGCATGGCGCGCGGCCCCTTCGACAGCCGCTCCGCCAGCGCCGCGCCGAGCGCTCCGACCAGCGCCTCGTCCGCGCCGAACGCCGCCGGGAAGACACCGGAGGATCGCACGATAGCCGCGGCGATATCGGCCGGCGTCGCCTGGCCGTCCCAGATCGTCTCGAGCCGCGACGCGAGCGGGTCGTCCGCCGGCCGGCCGCCGCCCGACGCGTCGCCGACGAAGGCGAGCCAGGCGGCGACGCTGCGCAGGTGCGCGGGGCTGGCCAGGCCGGTCGCGGCGCGCTCGACGATCGTCGCCAGCCAGCGCTGCGGCAGCTTCTGCGAACCGTCCATCGCGATCTGCGCCAGCCGGTGCGGCAGCGCCGGATTGTCGAACCGCCGCAGGATCGTCTCGACATAGGCGGCCGGATCGAGCGCCGCCGAGGGCGGCAGGCTCGGCGCCGCCTCGGCCAATAGCTGGCGGCGGACGAAGGCGAGCAGGTCGGGATCGCAGACCGCCTCATGGACATGGGCATGGCCGAGCGGGAGCCCCCAATAGGCCAGCGCCGAATGGGCGCCGTTGAGCAGCCGCAGCTTGGCGAGCTCGAACGGGCGGACGTCGTCGACGATCTGCGCGCCGCCCGCCTCCCAACGCGGGCGCGGGCCCGCGAAACGGTCCTCGATCACCCATTGGCGGAAGGGCTCGCACACCGTGAGCGCGCGATCCTCGACCGGCAGCCGCGCGAGATCGTCGGCGGTGATCGCCGGCACGATCCGGTCGACCATGCTGCTCGGGCTGGTCCAGCCGCCGGGCCGCGCGCCGCGCCTCGCCGCCAGATAATCGTCGAGCAGCCCGCCGAGCAGCCGGCCGTTGTCGGGCAGGTTGTCGCACGACAGGATCGTCAGCGGTCCGGCCCCTTGCGCGGCGCGGCGGTCGAGCGCGGCGGCGAGGAAGCCGAAGACGGTGCGCGGATCGCCGCCGCCCGCCAGATCATGCGCCACGTCGGGCGCGTCGACGAGCAGGCCGTTGGTGCGCGGGTCGCGATGATAGCCCTTCTCGGTGACGGTCAGCGTCGCGACATGGACGGCGGGATCGGCGAGCGCGGCGATCACCCGCTCGGGCGCCTCGGGCGCCACCAGCGCGTCGTTGATCGATCCGACCAGGTGCCGCCCGCCGGGCGCGCCGCGCTCCTCGACGATGTAGAGGCAGTCCTGCGGGACGAGCGCGTCGCGGACCGCCGGCGACCGCAGCGAGACGCCGACGATGCCCCAGCCCGCATCGCCCGCCGCCATCGCGTCGTCGGTATAGACCGCCTGGTGCGCGCGGTGGAACGCGCCGAGGCCGAGATGGACGATGCCGCTGCGCGCGCGATCGCGGGCATAGCGGAGCGGCGCGACGCCCTCGGGCACGGTCGCGGCGGACAGGCGCGGGCGCGCGCCGGGGCCGGCGCTCACAGGCGGTAGGCCGACTTGACCAGCCGATAGGTGAGGTCGACCGCGAGATCGGCCGCCTCGTCCTCGTCGAGCTGATGCTCGACGACCAGCTCGGCGAGATAGCCGCAGTCGATCCGCCGGGCGACGTCGTGCCGCGCCGGGATCGACAGGAAGGCGCGGGTGTCGTCGTTGAACCCGACGAGGTTGTGGAAGCCGGCGGTCTCGGTGGTCTGCCGGCGGAAGCGGCGCATCCCCTCCGGGCTGTCGTGGAACCACCAGGCGGGACCGAGCTTGAGCGCCGGATAATGGCCGGCGAGCGGCGCCAGCTCGCGCGCATAGGCGCTCTCGTCGAGCGTGAACAGGATCAGGCTGAGCCGGGGATCGTTGCCGAAGCGGCCGAGCAGCGGCCGCAGCGCGCGGACGAAATCGGTGCGGGTCGGGATGTCGGCGCCCTTGTCGCGCCCGAAGCGCCGGAACAGATCGGCATTATGGTTGCGGAAGGAGCCCGGATGGATCTGCATGACCAGTCCATCGTCGATGCTCATCTCCGCCATGACGGTCAGCATGTGCGCGCGGAACAGCTCGGCCTGCTCGGCCGTCGCCCCGCCGCCGCGCACCTGGGCGTAGAGGCGCTCGGCCTCGCCGCGATCGAGGTCGGCGGTCGCGGCGGTCGGATGGCCATGGTCGGTCGAGGTCGCCCCCGCCGCCGCGAAGGCGGCGCGGCGGGCGCGCAGCGCGGCGAGATAGCCGGCATAGCTGCCGACATCCTCGCCGGTCATCGCGCCGAGCCGGTCGAGATTGGCCGCGAACCCCTCAAAATCGGGATCGACCACCGGATCGGGCCGGAAGGCGGTGATCACCCGGCCCGTCCATCCCGAGGCCCGGATCGCGGCATGATGGTCGAGCGGGTCGAGCGGGGACTCGGTCGTCGCCAGCAGCTCGATGTTGAACCGGTCGAACAGCGCGCGCGGGCGGAATTCGGGGCGGGCAAGCTGCTCGTTGATGCTGTCGAAAGTAAGGTCGGCGGTCTCGGGCGCGAGCCGCACGTCGAGCCCGAACACGCTGTGGAACACCCAGTCGAGCCACAGCCGGGACGGCGTGCCCCGGAACAGATGGTAGTGATCGGCCAGCACGCGCCACGCCGCGCGCGGATCGACCGGCGCGCCGATGCCGATCGCCTCGAGCGGGACGCCCTGGCTGTACAGCATGCGGAAGACATAATGGTCGGGCTGGAGCAGCAGGCTGCTCGCATCGCCGAACGGCGCATCCTCGGCGAACCAGCGCGGATCGGTATGGCCGTGCGGGCTGACGATCGGCAGGCCGGCGACTTCGGCGTAGAGCCGCCGCGCCACCACGCGGGTATCGGGGTCCGCCGGGAACAGCCGGTCGGGATGGAGCCGGAGCGGGGCTGCCGTCACATCGACACCGCGCGGGCGAAGCGGGCGCGGGTGTCCTGCGCCGCCTTCTTGGCCTTCTTGATCGCCTCCTCCTCGGTCGAGAAGAGCAGATGCTCGATCACCGCGCCGAGATGCGTCCGCATCGCCGCGCGGGCGCGCGCCGGATCGCGGGTGCGCAGCGCCTCGACGATCAGCATATGCTCCTCGACCACCGGCTTGACGTTGGCGGTGCGCGCCTTGGCGTGGAGCAGCGCGCATTCGGGCGAGGACTGGCGCAGCTCCCACAGCGACCGGACGCTGTGCAGCACCGCGGCGTTGCGCGTCGCGCCGGCGATCAGCAGATGGAACTCGCGGTCGGCGGTCTCCGCGACGGCCGGATTACCGCCCTCGCGCTCGATCGCGGTGACGAGCCGGGGCAGCGCCTCCAGTTCCTCGTCGGAGATGTTGACCGCGGCCAGCGCCGCCGCCTCGGACTCGATCAGCAGCCGCGCCTCGGTCAGCTCGAAGGCGCTGACGTCGAACTGCGCGACGTCGCTGCCGCCGCCCGGCCGCACATAGGCGCCCGAACCGATCCGGACGTCGACCAGCCCCTGCACCTCCAGCGCGATGATCGCCTCGCGCGCGGTCGGGCGGCTGATGTTGAATTCGGCGGAAATCTCCCGTTCGGCCGGCAGCCGGCCGCCGACGGGATAGGTTCCGTCGGCGATGCGCTGCGTCAGCGTGCGCGCCACTTCGCGGTAGAGCCGCTCGGGCGCGGCGCCGCTCGGCGGCTCGGATTCGGCGTGGTCCATGGAGCTCCAACTGATTTAGCCAATATCGGCCTGACAGATTTTCATCATTGACAGACCAATTTGCGATGGTCAAGGCTGTCCAATTATAACGACACCATGTGGGAACATCCATGAGAATTGACGCCGCCAAAGTGATCGTGACCTGTCCGGGCCGCAATTTCGTGACCGTCAAGATCATGACCGACCAGGGTGTCCACGGCGTCGGCGACGCGACCCTGAACGGCCGCGAGCTGTCGGTCGCCTCCTATCTGCAGGACCATCTCCTGCCCTGCCTGATCGGCCGCGACCCCCGCCGGATCGAGGATATTTGGCAATATTTCTACCGCGGCGCCTATTGGCGGCGCGGGCCGGTGACGATGTCCGCGATCGCCGCGATCGACATGGCGCTGTGGGACATCAAGGCCAAGATGGCGAACATGCCGCTCTACGACCTGCTCGGCGGCAAGAGCCGCGAGGGCGTGATGGTCTATGGTCATGCCAATGGCGCCGACATCGAGCAGACGATCGACGAGGTCGGCCGCTACATCAGCCTCGGCTATCGCGCGATTCGCGCCCAGTCGGGGATTCCCGGCCTCGCGGCCGCCTATGGCGTCGGGCGCGGCAAGGACTATTACGAGCCGGCCGACGCCGCGCTGCCGACCGAGACGGTCTGGGACACCGCCAAATATCTCAACTTCGTGCCCAAGCTGTTCGACAAGCTGCGCGACCGCTACGGCTTCGAGCACCATCTGCTCCACGACGTCCACCACCGGCTGCGGCCGATCGAGGCGGGGCGGCTCGGCAAGATGCTCGAACCCTATGGCCTGTTCTGGCTGGAGGACGCGACCCCCGCCGAGAACCAGGAGGCGTTCCGCCTGATCCGCCAGCACACCACCATCCCGCTGGCGGTGGGCGAGGTGTTCAACACGGTGTGGGATTGCAAGGACCTGATCCAGAACCAGCTGATCGACTATATCCGCACGCCGGTCGTGCGCGCGGGCGGGATCACCCATCTGCGCCGGATCGCCGACCTGGCGGCGCTCTACCAGGTGCAGACCGGCTTCCACGGCGCGACCGACCTGTCGCCGGTGACGATGGGCACGGCGCTGCACTTCGACAGCTGGGTGCCCAATTTCGGCATCCAGGAATATATGCGGCACACGCCCGAGACCGACGCCGTCTTCCCGCACGCCTATCATTTCGCCGATGGCTATCTGCACCCCGGCGACGCGATCGGCCACGGCGTCGACATCGACGAGGCGGAGGCCGCCAAGTATCCCTATAAGCCCGCCTATCTGCCGGTCGCCCGGCTCGAGGACGGGACGATGTTCAATTGGTGACGATCGCCGTCATCGGCGAAGGAATGGTCGAGCTTTCCCGGTCGGGGGAGCATGGCGGGATCGCCGGCTGGGAGACCCACCATGGCGGCGACGCGCTGAACAGCGCGATCCACCTGGCGCGCTTCGGGCTCGAAACCGGCTTCATCTCCGCGCTCGGCGCCGACCCGCTCAGCCGCGCGCTGCGCCGGAGCTGGGCCGAGGAGGGGCTCGACCTCACCCACCTGCTGACCCATCCCGACCGCAACGCCGGCCTCTACGCGATCGAGACCGACGCCGAGGGGGAACGCAGCTTCGCCTATTGGCGCAGCGACAGCGCCGCGCGCGCGATGCTCGACCTGCCCGAGGCGGAGGCCGCGCTGGCCCATGCCGCGCGCTGCGACCTGCTCTATCTGAGCCTGATCAGCCTCGCCATCCTGCCGCCGGCCGGACGCGAGCGGCTGGCCGGGCTGTGCCGCGACGTCCGCGCCCATGGCGGCCGCGTCGCCTTCGACAGCAATTTCCGGCCGCGGCTCTGGTCCTCGCCCGCCGAGGCGCGCGCAGCGGTCGAGGCGATCGGCCCGCTGGTCGACATCGCGCTGCCGACCCAGGTCGACGAGGCCGCGCTGTTCGGGCCCGAGCCGATCGACGCGGTCGCCGACCGCTGGGTCGGCTGGGGCGTCGCCGAGGTCGCGGTCAAGAGCGGCGCGGACGGCTGCCTCGTCGCCACGCGCGATGGCCGGCACCGGATCGCCCCGCCCCGCGCGGTCGTCGCGGTCGACAGCAGCGGCGCGGGCGATGCCTTCAACGCCGGCTATCTCGCGGCGCGCTTGGCCGGGCGGGCGCCCGCACAGGCGGCGCCGGCCGGGCACGAACTGGCGGCGTGGACGATCCTTCGCAGGGGAGCGATCCCGCCGCGCGACCATGAGGCGCCCTACCGCTTCTGACCCCGCCGATCGGCCGATCCGATCCGAATCCGCGCGGCGCTATTGATGCGACGCCGGCTATGCGTATTTTCCTTGGCCTCAGGCACAAGGATATCGATCGACATGGCGCGCAAGCAGGATGAGGATGACAAGGCCCCGATGGGCGTCGGCGCGCCGGAGGGATCGCAGGACCGCCTCTATCGCGACATCGCCCGCCGGCTGATGGACCGCATCAACGACGGGACCTATCCGGTCGGCGGCCGGCTGCCCGCCGAGCGCGAGATCTCGGCCGAGTTCAACGTCAGCCGCCCGACCGTGCGCGAGGCGATCATCGCGCTCGAAGTGCAGGGCGTGGTCGAGGTGCGGGTCGGATCGGGCGCCTATGTCCGCCGCCAGACCAGCGCCGCCGAGACCCCCGGCTTCGGCGTCACCGCCTTCGAGCTGACCGAGGCGCGGCTGCTGTTCGAGGGCGAGGCGGCGGCGCTGGCGGCGACCAACATCTCCGACGAGGAACTCGCCGAGCTCGCCGCGCTGGTCGAGCGGATCGGCAAGCAGCAGACGACCGAGCTGGCCGAGGCAGACGACCGCGAGTTCCACATGCTGATCGCGCGGGCGACGCGCAACGCGGCGATCGTCCGGACGATCGATTCGCTGTGGACCCTGCGGCAGACCTCGCCCGACTGCGCGCTGCTCCATGCCAAGGCGCGGACCGCGCAGGTCAAGCCGGTGATCGAGGAGCATATGGCGGTGGTCGAGGCGCTGCGCTCCCGCGATCCGGCGCGCGCGCGCGCGGCGATGCGCACCCATCTCGGCGCGGTGATCGAGCATCTGCTGTTCGCCACCGAGGAGGAGGCGATCGAACGCGCCAAGCAGGCGGCGCAGGACACGCGGGCGCGTTTCGCCCGCTCGATCAGCATGTAAGGCCAGTTTCAACTCAGCCTTACGCAATTGACTGACCAATTTTCCCAATCTATCCCTTTCGGCCTGACGATAATGGGAGATTGAGATGAACCGTCGCGAATTGCTGCAGCTGTCGGCCGTCTCGCTCGCCGGACTCGCCGCCGCGCCGGCCCTCGCCCGGGCAAGGAAGCCGCGCCGCTGGGGCGTCCAGGCGGGCACCATCCTCAAGGCGCTCGAGGCCGATTTCGAAGGCACGCTGCGCGCGGTCGCGGCGATGGGCTACAAGGAGATCGGCACCACCGGCAGCTTCGGCCGCGATCCGCATTATGTGCGCGCGCAGTTCGACCGCTTCGGCCTGACCTCGCCCAACAACCACGTCGCCCCCAAGGCGACCTATGATTCGTTCCAGAAATGGGTCCGGCGCGAGGTCTCGACCGAAGCCAACCGGGCCGTCTACGCGAACAGCTTCTCGTTCGACCATGTCCACGCGACCTTCGAGGACGGCATCCGCACGTCGAAGATCCTCGGCCAGAAATATGTGATGTGGGCGATCCTCCTCCCCAATCAGATCGCCGACCGCCCGACCATCGACAAGCATATCAAGCTGTTCAACGAACTGGGCGACATGTGCGCCAGGGAAGGCCTGACCTTCGCCTTCCACAACCATGATCGCGAATTCGCCAAGATCGGCAACGACGTGATCCTCGACCTGTTCCTCGACAATACCGATCCCGACAAGGTCAAGTTCGAGCTGGATTTCTACTGGGCGACCAAGGCCGGCGCCGATCCGCTCGCCTATCTCAAGCGCTATGCGGGCCGGACCAAGCTCTGCCACATCAAGGACATCACCGCGACCGGCGACTTCGCCGCGGTCGGCA is part of the Rhizorhabdus wittichii RW1 genome and harbors:
- a CDS encoding major facilitator superfamily MFS_1 (PFAM: General substrate transporter; major facilitator superfamily MFS_1), which gives rise to MDERSGPWWRGVTGYQWLVFAVASGAWLFDTMDQRLFSLARIPALGDLMALPPSHVEVQAFAKIVTALFLVGWGLGGLIIGPLGDRYGRVRLLAISILLYSICTGITALCRTPAEFAALRFVTGLGIGGVFGLAVAIIVETVDGRARLAMLAGLQLLSTVGNVGSALVKMGVDDLARHDLIAAGSVWRWLFALGALPALIAIVAMIGLREPQSWRERKAEGRLPKGAFGAYVDLLGNPAERRGLLIGSLLAVAGVVGLWGIGEYAVDLQHAVFTAYYDGRLAPDAAKAAVTDAKNWAYMLQMAGGAVGMLIFTLIADRAGRRPAFLTCFAAAFVVTMFVYARMQTPADAYWMMPLMGAAQFSLFAGFSIYLPELFGAAARGTGVSFAYNLGRFAAAAGSFGSAWLSTSLFGGFDAPDPLRYSAMTMCVIFLIGLAAAWFAPETRGRPLPA
- a CDS encoding Mannitol dehydrogenase, C-terminal domain (PFAM: Mannitol dehydrogenase, C-terminal domain; Mannitol dehydrogenase rossman, N-terminal domain), whose amino-acid sequence is MSAGPGARPRLSAATVPEGVAPLRYARDRARSGIVHLGLGAFHRAHQAVYTDDAMAAGDAGWGIVGVSLRSPAVRDALVPQDCLYIVEERGAPGGRHLVGSINDALVAPEAPERVIAALADPAVHVATLTVTEKGYHRDPRTNGLLVDAPDVAHDLAGGGDPRTVFGFLAAALDRRAAQGAGPLTILSCDNLPDNGRLLGGLLDDYLAARRGARPGGWTSPSSMVDRIVPAITADDLARLPVEDRALTVCEPFRQWVIEDRFAGPRPRWEAGGAQIVDDVRPFELAKLRLLNGAHSALAYWGLPLGHAHVHEAVCDPDLLAFVRRQLLAEAAPSLPPSAALDPAAYVETILRRFDNPALPHRLAQIAMDGSQKLPQRWLATIVERAATGLASPAHLRSVAAWLAFVGDASGGGRPADDPLASRLETIWDGQATPADIAAAIVRSSGVFPAAFGADEALVGALGAALAERLSKGPRAMLRDFLGRS
- a CDS encoding Glucuronate isomerase (PFAM: Glucuronate isomerase), which translates into the protein MTAAPLRLHPDRLFPADPDTRVVARRLYAEVAGLPIVSPHGHTDPRWFAEDAPFGDASSLLLQPDHYVFRMLYSQGVPLEAIGIGAPVDPRAAWRVLADHYHLFRGTPSRLWLDWVFHSVFGLDVRLAPETADLTFDSINEQLARPEFRPRALFDRFNIELLATTESPLDPLDHHAAIRASGWTGRVITAFRPDPVVDPDFEGFAANLDRLGAMTGEDVGSYAGYLAALRARRAAFAAAGATSTDHGHPTAATADLDRGEAERLYAQVRGGGATAEQAELFRAHMLTVMAEMSIDDGLVMQIHPGSFRNHNADLFRRFGRDKGADIPTRTDFVRALRPLLGRFGNDPRLSLILFTLDESAYARELAPLAGHYPALKLGPAWWFHDSPEGMRRFRRQTTETAGFHNLVGFNDDTRAFLSIPARHDVARRIDCGYLAELVVEHQLDEDEAADLAVDLTYRLVKSAYRL
- a CDS encoding transcriptional regulator, GntR family (PFAM: regulatory protein GntR, HTH; GntR domain protein) encodes the protein MDHAESEPPSGAAPERLYREVARTLTQRIADGTYPVGGRLPAEREISAEFNISRPTAREAIIALEVQGLVDVRIGSGAYVRPGGGSDVAQFDVSAFELTEARLLIESEAAALAAVNISDEELEALPRLVTAIEREGGNPAVAETADREFHLLIAGATRNAAVLHSVRSLWELRQSSPECALLHAKARTANVKPVVEEHMLIVEALRTRDPARARAAMRTHLGAVIEHLLFSTEEEAIKKAKKAAQDTRARFARAVSM
- a CDS encoding Mandelate racemase/muconate lactonizing enzyme, N-terminal domain protein (PFAM: Mandelate racemase/muconate lactonizing enzyme, N-terminal domain protein; Mandelate racemase/muconate lactonizing enzyme, C-terminal domain protein), which codes for MRIDAAKVIVTCPGRNFVTVKIMTDQGVHGVGDATLNGRELSVASYLQDHLLPCLIGRDPRRIEDIWQYFYRGAYWRRGPVTMSAIAAIDMALWDIKAKMANMPLYDLLGGKSREGVMVYGHANGADIEQTIDEVGRYISLGYRAIRAQSGIPGLAAAYGVGRGKDYYEPADAALPTETVWDTAKYLNFVPKLFDKLRDRYGFEHHLLHDVHHRLRPIEAGRLGKMLEPYGLFWLEDATPAENQEAFRLIRQHTTIPLAVGEVFNTVWDCKDLIQNQLIDYIRTPVVRAGGITHLRRIADLAALYQVQTGFHGATDLSPVTMGTALHFDSWVPNFGIQEYMRHTPETDAVFPHAYHFADGYLHPGDAIGHGVDIDEAEAAKYPYKPAYLPVARLEDGTMFNW
- a CDS encoding 2-keto-3-deoxygluconate kinase (PFAM: PfkB domain protein), producing the protein MVTIAVIGEGMVELSRSGEHGGIAGWETHHGGDALNSAIHLARFGLETGFISALGADPLSRALRRSWAEEGLDLTHLLTHPDRNAGLYAIETDAEGERSFAYWRSDSAARAMLDLPEAEAALAHAARCDLLYLSLISLAILPPAGRERLAGLCRDVRAHGGRVAFDSNFRPRLWSSPAEARAAVEAIGPLVDIALPTQVDEAALFGPEPIDAVADRWVGWGVAEVAVKSGADGCLVATRDGRHRIAPPRAVVAVDSSGAGDAFNAGYLAARLAGRAPAQAAPAGHELAAWTILRRGAIPPRDHEAPYRF
- a CDS encoding transcriptional regulator, GntR family (PFAM: regulatory protein GntR, HTH; GntR domain protein), which translates into the protein MARKQDEDDKAPMGVGAPEGSQDRLYRDIARRLMDRINDGTYPVGGRLPAEREISAEFNVSRPTVREAIIALEVQGVVEVRVGSGAYVRRQTSAAETPGFGVTAFELTEARLLFEGEAAALAATNISDEELAELAALVERIGKQQTTELAEADDREFHMLIARATRNAAIVRTIDSLWTLRQTSPDCALLHAKARTAQVKPVIEEHMAVVEALRSRDPARARAAMRTHLGAVIEHLLFATEEEAIERAKQAAQDTRARFARSISM
- a CDS encoding Xylose isomerase domain protein TIM barrel (PFAM: Xylose isomerase domain protein TIM barrel) — protein: MNRRELLQLSAVSLAGLAAAPALARARKPRRWGVQAGTILKALEADFEGTLRAVAAMGYKEIGTTGSFGRDPHYVRAQFDRFGLTSPNNHVAPKATYDSFQKWVRREVSTEANRAVYANSFSFDHVHATFEDGIRTSKILGQKYVMWAILLPNQIADRPTIDKHIKLFNELGDMCAREGLTFAFHNHDREFAKIGNDVILDLFLDNTDPDKVKFELDFYWATKAGADPLAYLKRYAGRTKLCHIKDITATGDFAAVGSGTLDVPALIKASDDAGIEHFLVEIDRSDDPMGAIRSSIQYLRKTIG